The following coding sequences lie in one Myxococcus xanthus genomic window:
- a CDS encoding Rieske (2Fe-2S) protein, whose product MTKIKLGPADFAEREMRGYEVGKRNVCIAKIHGRYKGLDDWCNHAGCLLSGGRIEDNMVVCPCHEVGFDMDTGHNATSPGVCDDQPTVQVAVEDGALVIDWPDTP is encoded by the coding sequence ATGACGAAGATCAAGCTGGGACCGGCGGACTTCGCCGAGAGGGAAATGCGGGGCTACGAGGTCGGCAAGCGCAACGTGTGTATCGCGAAGATCCACGGGCGCTACAAGGGCTTGGATGACTGGTGCAACCACGCCGGGTGTCTGCTGTCCGGAGGTCGCATCGAGGACAACATGGTCGTCTGCCCGTGTCATGAGGTCGGTTTCGACATGGACACCGGGCACAACGCGACCTCGCCGGGGGTCTGTGACGACCAGCCGACGGTGCAGGTCGCGGTCGAAGACGGCGCGCTCGTCATCGATTGGCCCGACACGCCCTGA
- a CDS encoding ATP-binding protein, translated as MFVTLVALPPEVSEEVERGILESDAGRNCQILRVPLAGTLPEAISEGLIVLWDDGGPLSELCTSCQRLNALRGVPRTHLVVLTGRVPEEADALAAAGADECLPAPGTHWGVRLSSLRRRQSALSDGDATPTPGLHAASDRAQLESQWVLADRMASIGTLAAGVAHEINNPLSYVSSNLSYLRELLAQPELSHEQLMELREVVAEAQEGAGRVSAIVRDLRTFSRADEELHGPVDMVHVVDGALRLLRNQIGLVARLTCTLEPVLPVHGNEARLTQIVVNLLLNALQALPDRAPEENRVRVSLRASSSRHVELEVSDNGHGMAPDVQRRIFDPFFSTRPVGEGTGLGLSISLTLVQAMGGRIEVSSAPGWGSTFRIVLPTQAAGWTDGVEPAQALEPAPARLRRRLLLIDDEPSVGNSVSRLVRDVYEIHVVQDAREALRLLSMGERFDAILCDVMMPGMSGLDFVVELERLAPDLALRTGLMTGGAFTAQAREFVGRRTRGLLEKPFERERLCTFVEHLFQ; from the coding sequence GTGTTTGTGACGCTGGTGGCATTACCTCCCGAGGTGTCGGAGGAGGTCGAGCGAGGGATTCTCGAGTCCGACGCGGGACGGAACTGCCAGATCTTGCGTGTGCCCCTGGCGGGTACCTTGCCCGAGGCCATCTCCGAAGGACTCATCGTCCTGTGGGACGACGGCGGCCCGTTGTCGGAGCTGTGCACGAGTTGTCAGCGGTTGAATGCCCTGCGCGGCGTACCCCGCACGCACCTGGTCGTGCTCACGGGGCGCGTGCCCGAGGAAGCCGACGCCCTGGCCGCAGCCGGCGCGGATGAGTGCCTGCCCGCGCCCGGGACGCACTGGGGCGTGCGGCTCTCGAGTCTTCGCCGGCGCCAGTCGGCGCTGTCGGATGGAGACGCCACGCCCACGCCGGGCCTCCACGCGGCCTCGGACCGCGCGCAGTTGGAGTCGCAGTGGGTGCTGGCGGATCGGATGGCGTCGATTGGCACGCTCGCCGCGGGCGTCGCGCACGAAATCAACAACCCCCTGTCCTACGTCAGCTCCAATCTCTCGTACCTGCGCGAGCTGCTCGCCCAGCCGGAGCTGTCCCACGAACAGCTCATGGAGTTGCGTGAGGTGGTGGCCGAAGCGCAGGAGGGCGCAGGCCGCGTCAGCGCGATTGTCCGCGACCTGCGCACCTTCTCCCGCGCGGATGAAGAGCTGCATGGTCCGGTGGACATGGTGCACGTGGTGGACGGCGCGCTGCGGCTGCTCCGCAACCAGATTGGGTTGGTCGCCCGGCTGACGTGCACGTTGGAGCCGGTGCTGCCCGTTCATGGCAACGAAGCGCGCCTCACCCAGATTGTCGTGAACCTGCTGTTGAACGCGCTCCAGGCGCTGCCGGACCGTGCGCCCGAGGAGAACCGGGTGCGGGTGTCCCTGCGCGCCAGCAGCAGCCGGCACGTGGAGCTGGAGGTTTCCGACAACGGCCACGGCATGGCGCCGGACGTGCAACGCCGCATCTTCGACCCGTTCTTCTCCACCCGTCCCGTCGGAGAGGGCACGGGGCTGGGGCTGTCCATCAGCCTTACGCTGGTGCAGGCCATGGGCGGACGCATCGAGGTCTCCAGCGCGCCCGGCTGGGGCAGCACCTTCCGCATCGTCCTGCCCACGCAGGCCGCGGGCTGGACGGATGGCGTGGAGCCGGCGCAGGCCCTGGAGCCGGCGCCCGCTCGCCTTCGCCGGCGTCTGCTGCTCATCGATGACGAGCCCTCCGTGGGCAACTCGGTGAGCCGGCTGGTGCGTGACGTGTATGAGATTCACGTCGTCCAGGACGCGCGCGAAGCCCTGCGCTTGCTCTCCATGGGGGAGCGGTTCGATGCCATCCTGTGCGACGTGATGATGCCGGGCATGAGCGGGCTGGACTTCGTGGTGGAGCTGGAGCGGCTGGCGCCGGACCTCGCGCTGCGCACCGGGCTCATGACGGGGGGCGCCTTCACCGCGCAGGCGCGTGAGTTCGTGGGCCGCCGCACGCGCGGGCTGCTGGAGAAGCCCTTCGAGCGCGAGCGTCTGTGCACCTTCGTGGAGCACCTCTTCCAATGA
- a CDS encoding MogA/MoaB family molybdenum cofactor biosynthesis protein: MHVSTFIVTCSDSRDEARDDSGRVLREGLEAAGHGIAGTLVVKDDPEAIRGALESAREAGARAVLFTGGTGIGRRDCTVETLRPLFEKELPGFGELFRMLSYRQVGSAAMMSRATAGTYQGMILFALPGSPKAVRLALEALILPELGHAVRELSR, from the coding sequence GTGCATGTCAGCACCTTCATCGTGACGTGCTCGGACAGCCGGGACGAGGCGCGCGATGACAGTGGCCGGGTCCTGCGTGAGGGCCTGGAGGCGGCGGGGCATGGCATAGCTGGCACCCTCGTGGTGAAGGATGACCCGGAAGCCATTCGCGGCGCACTGGAATCCGCGCGCGAGGCGGGAGCCCGGGCCGTGCTGTTCACCGGAGGCACCGGCATTGGCCGGCGCGACTGCACGGTGGAGACGCTGCGCCCGCTGTTCGAGAAGGAACTGCCAGGGTTTGGTGAACTCTTCCGGATGCTGTCCTATCGACAGGTGGGAAGCGCGGCGATGATGTCCCGCGCCACGGCGGGCACCTATCAGGGGATGATTCTCTTCGCGCTGCCGGGCTCGCCCAAGGCCGTGCGGCTCGCGTTGGAGGCGCTCATCCTCCCCGAGTTGGGCCACGCCGTCCGTGAGCTGTCGCGTTAG
- a CDS encoding phytoene desaturase family protein yields MPSTWYDAVVVGAGFGGLATALELTRRGARVALCESLNYPGGCASTFQRGGHAFESGATLFSGFEPHQLFGRWIRELALPITVDWLDPVVELRTSTARLPVYRNRERFIETLCALPDAPAPAVRRLFALQAQVAGALWPLFDDPTLLPPLDLRALLRHAGRALQYPPLLRWLGRPLGAVLEHLGLTTFAPLRTYLDALCQITVQCSAAEAEAPFALAAMDYYWRGTGHVRGGIGQLARALAGAVEAQGGTVLLANRVKAVTPVAGGWSVSARRGELRTRHVVANVLPRSLSRLLDVPLETMPRLDRLSRRVESGWGAAMRYLVVRTPDGADGQAHHLELVEDPSAPFIEGNHLFMSISGEADTGRAPPGHRTVTVSTHVPLTTLSALPVEAQRGYMEHIQARMDQGLRQLAPEWLEGQTHAMTASPRTYQRFTQRDAGAVGGVPRRAGLENYRHLGPFHVREGLWLVGDSVFPGQSTLATAVGGVRTAASITSRS; encoded by the coding sequence ATGCCAAGCACCTGGTACGACGCGGTGGTGGTGGGCGCGGGCTTTGGCGGACTGGCCACCGCGCTGGAGCTGACGCGGCGAGGCGCGCGCGTGGCGCTCTGCGAGTCACTGAACTACCCCGGCGGCTGCGCCAGCACCTTCCAGCGAGGCGGCCATGCCTTCGAATCAGGCGCCACGCTCTTCTCGGGCTTCGAGCCACACCAGCTCTTCGGCCGGTGGATTCGGGAGCTCGCCCTGCCCATCACGGTGGACTGGTTGGACCCCGTGGTGGAGCTGCGGACCTCCACCGCGCGGCTTCCCGTGTATCGGAACCGCGAGCGCTTCATCGAAACCCTGTGCGCCCTGCCCGATGCCCCCGCGCCCGCGGTGCGGCGTCTCTTCGCGCTCCAGGCCCAGGTGGCCGGCGCCCTGTGGCCCCTCTTCGACGACCCGACGCTGCTGCCCCCGCTGGACCTGCGTGCCCTGCTGCGCCACGCGGGCCGGGCGCTCCAATATCCCCCACTGCTGCGATGGCTGGGACGCCCCCTGGGCGCGGTGCTGGAGCACCTGGGGCTGACGACGTTCGCACCGCTGCGCACGTACCTGGACGCGCTCTGCCAAATTACCGTCCAGTGCAGCGCGGCCGAAGCGGAGGCCCCCTTCGCCCTGGCCGCCATGGACTACTACTGGCGCGGCACGGGCCATGTCCGGGGCGGCATCGGTCAGCTCGCGCGGGCCCTGGCGGGCGCGGTGGAGGCCCAGGGAGGCACCGTCCTGCTGGCCAACCGGGTGAAGGCCGTGACGCCGGTCGCCGGAGGATGGAGCGTGAGCGCGCGTCGAGGCGAGCTGCGGACACGCCACGTGGTGGCCAACGTGCTGCCGCGAAGCTTGAGCCGGCTGCTGGACGTTCCCCTGGAGACGATGCCCCGCTTGGACAGGCTGTCCCGGCGCGTCGAGTCCGGCTGGGGCGCGGCGATGCGATACCTGGTGGTGCGCACGCCCGACGGGGCGGATGGACAGGCGCATCACCTGGAGCTGGTGGAGGACCCGTCCGCGCCGTTCATCGAAGGCAATCACCTGTTCATGTCCATCAGCGGTGAGGCCGACACGGGCCGGGCGCCACCGGGACATCGCACCGTGACGGTGTCCACCCATGTGCCACTGACGACGCTCTCCGCGCTCCCCGTGGAGGCACAGCGCGGCTACATGGAGCACATCCAGGCGCGGATGGACCAGGGGCTGCGACAGCTCGCGCCGGAGTGGCTGGAGGGTCAGACACACGCGATGACAGCCTCCCCACGCACGTACCAGCGCTTCACGCAGCGCGACGCGGGCGCGGTGGGCGGCGTGCCCCGGCGCGCGGGACTGGAGAACTACCGACACCTGGGCCCCTTCCACGTCCGGGAGGGACTGTGGCTGGTGGGGGACTCGGTGTTCCCCGGACAGAGCACCCTGGCCACCGCGGTGGGCGGCGTGCGCACCGCCGCGAGCATCACCTCGCGAAGCTGA
- a CDS encoding M20/M25/M40 family metallo-hydrolase encodes MYMKRLASVLLVLCSVSAFAKAPPAKAPDHEVWITLGSDALEHVNAAFASAGHAAPSLRGQKADVTALRVRESQLNLISRMMHEKLNRCGGFIYHDTEAAALAALDPSVAAKAAKATAVTYSLDNASTVNALQAGIQELAIRGVIDHLSSYATRYYTSTTGVTSANWLKGYWESLVPATRSDVTVEFFNHASWAQPSVILTITGATMSEEVVVLGGHLDSTSNGSTAPGADDDASGIATLTEVIRVAMLQNYRPERTVKFMAYAAEEVGLRGSSAIATKYAADGVDVVGVLQLDMTNYNLRSNIDVALVSDRTNAAQNTFVTNLIDTYQPELEWSTTVCGYACSDHASWTSAGFAASMPFEAPLSASNPYIHTVNDTLHNSGGDARHALKFAKLAAAYVAELAKGGVVIDQTPPEVAITGPSAGSTVSGVTTVTASATDASGVNRVEFFVDGELKATDTTAPYAFNWDTAAVPNGSHTVTARAVDLVGVAATSGGVSVTVSNATSTAGFDSVLRAPRCVSASNACDSGTLLNGRAGIGPESNAPNTIKNSCRDGVSGAYLLDQSNERIVVSTLDGTNFAPGKLVRIDATVFAFNKLNDKLDLFYAADANNPVWQVITTLPVPSKGLHTLTVTYTLPEGSSAQAVRAVFRNRGSQTPCMEGNYNDHDDLIFAVQPSALLR; translated from the coding sequence ATGTACATGAAGCGCCTCGCTTCAGTCCTCCTGGTGCTCTGTAGTGTCTCGGCGTTCGCGAAGGCGCCCCCGGCGAAGGCTCCCGACCACGAGGTGTGGATCACCCTCGGCTCGGATGCCCTCGAACACGTCAACGCCGCTTTCGCCAGCGCCGGGCATGCGGCGCCCTCGCTGCGCGGGCAGAAGGCGGACGTCACCGCGCTGCGCGTGCGGGAGTCCCAGCTCAACCTCATCTCGCGGATGATGCACGAGAAGCTCAACCGCTGTGGTGGCTTCATCTACCACGACACTGAAGCGGCCGCGCTCGCCGCCCTGGACCCATCGGTCGCGGCGAAGGCCGCCAAGGCCACGGCCGTCACGTACAGCCTCGACAACGCGTCGACGGTCAACGCGTTGCAAGCGGGGATTCAGGAACTCGCCATCCGAGGAGTCATCGACCACCTGTCCAGCTACGCGACGCGTTACTACACGTCGACGACGGGCGTGACGTCCGCCAACTGGCTGAAGGGCTACTGGGAGTCGCTGGTTCCGGCGACGCGCTCCGACGTCACCGTCGAATTCTTCAACCACGCCTCGTGGGCGCAGCCCTCCGTCATCCTGACGATTACCGGCGCCACCATGTCGGAAGAGGTCGTCGTGCTCGGTGGCCACCTGGACTCCACCAGCAACGGCAGCACGGCTCCCGGCGCGGACGACGATGCCTCGGGAATCGCCACGCTCACCGAGGTGATTCGCGTGGCCATGCTCCAGAACTACCGCCCGGAGCGCACCGTGAAGTTCATGGCCTACGCGGCCGAGGAAGTGGGCCTGCGCGGCTCTTCGGCAATCGCCACCAAGTACGCGGCGGATGGAGTCGACGTGGTGGGCGTGCTCCAGCTCGACATGACGAACTACAACCTGCGGTCGAACATCGACGTGGCCTTGGTGAGCGACCGGACGAACGCGGCGCAGAACACGTTCGTCACCAACCTCATCGACACGTATCAGCCTGAACTCGAATGGAGCACGACGGTGTGTGGCTACGCGTGCTCGGACCATGCGTCTTGGACGAGCGCGGGCTTCGCGGCCTCGATGCCCTTCGAGGCGCCGCTGAGCGCGTCCAACCCGTATATCCACACCGTCAATGACACGCTCCACAACAGCGGGGGCGATGCCCGTCACGCGCTCAAGTTCGCGAAGCTGGCCGCCGCGTACGTGGCGGAGCTGGCGAAGGGTGGGGTGGTGATTGACCAGACGCCGCCGGAGGTCGCCATCACCGGCCCTTCGGCTGGCAGCACGGTGTCTGGAGTCACGACCGTCACGGCCTCGGCCACGGATGCTTCCGGTGTGAACCGCGTGGAGTTCTTCGTGGACGGCGAATTGAAGGCGACGGACACCACGGCGCCGTACGCGTTCAACTGGGACACAGCCGCGGTGCCGAATGGCAGCCACACCGTGACGGCGCGGGCGGTGGACCTCGTGGGTGTCGCGGCGACCAGCGGCGGGGTGTCCGTGACGGTGAGCAATGCCACCAGCACGGCGGGCTTCGATTCGGTCCTGAGGGCGCCGCGGTGTGTCTCGGCCTCCAACGCGTGTGATTCCGGGACGCTGCTCAACGGCCGCGCCGGAATCGGGCCCGAGTCGAACGCGCCCAACACCATCAAGAATTCCTGCCGGGATGGCGTGTCGGGTGCGTACCTGTTGGACCAGTCGAACGAGCGCATCGTGGTGTCCACGCTGGATGGGACGAACTTCGCGCCGGGCAAGTTGGTGCGCATCGATGCCACGGTCTTCGCCTTCAACAAGCTCAACGACAAGCTGGACCTGTTCTACGCGGCCGACGCCAACAACCCCGTCTGGCAGGTCATCACCACGCTGCCCGTTCCGTCCAAGGGCCTCCACACGCTGACCGTCACCTACACGCTGCCGGAGGGCAGCAGCGCCCAGGCCGTGCGCGCGGTCTTCCGGAACCGCGGAAGCCAGACGCCTTGCATGGAAGGCAACTACAACGACCACGACGACCTCATCTTCGCCGTGCAGCCGTCCGCGTTGCTGCGTTAA
- a CDS encoding S1 family peptidase, translating to MSRLPPLLLLCLLPFASAAAEAEKPSRADLQRVLERHGRSVVLVKGPRNAGPGVFVGSAGQVLTSVTPVGASFTGLNAATVEHDGKTLPARVVMASQDLQVAVLAAPDGAYPAAPVKVLRDGDSLDGRWLVGVLPAKKGQPARPVPARARATQAPFYDIPLALPAGSPVFDAEGRLVAVVVKKHRRGCRVLPLNAVKVELASVDMP from the coding sequence ATGTCCCGCCTGCCGCCGCTGCTCCTCCTCTGCCTCCTCCCCTTCGCCTCCGCCGCAGCGGAGGCCGAAAAGCCCTCGCGCGCCGACCTCCAACGGGTGCTGGAGCGACACGGACGCTCGGTGGTGCTCGTCAAGGGTCCTCGGAACGCGGGGCCCGGCGTCTTCGTGGGGTCCGCGGGGCAGGTCCTCACCTCCGTCACTCCCGTGGGGGCCAGCTTCACCGGCCTGAATGCCGCCACGGTGGAGCACGACGGAAAGACGCTGCCCGCCCGGGTGGTGATGGCCAGCCAGGACCTCCAGGTGGCGGTGCTCGCCGCTCCGGATGGCGCGTACCCGGCGGCGCCCGTGAAGGTGCTTCGGGACGGCGACAGCCTCGACGGCCGCTGGCTGGTGGGCGTCCTCCCCGCCAAGAAGGGCCAGCCCGCGCGCCCCGTGCCGGCGCGAGCCCGGGCGACCCAGGCCCCCTTCTATGACATCCCCCTGGCCCTGCCCGCGGGCAGCCCCGTCTTCGACGCGGAGGGGCGGCTGGTGGCGGTAGTGGTGAAGAAGCACCGTCGCGGCTGCCGGGTGCTGCCGCTGAACGCGGTGAAGGTGGAGCTGGCGTCGGTGGACATGCCATGA
- a CDS encoding TIGR02757 family protein produces MLTSTDARARIAFDPVEFPHRYEDPRDIEVSALLAAGLAYGRADLFRPKVDALLRRMGASPAAFVKALDVVGARALLEGFVYRFNVGTDVAVLLLGMGRVLRELGSLEALFLQGLQARDTLHGALDHFTTGLRAIPMEALRKALGPERGLHHLLPSPLGGGAAKRLNLYLRWMVRGPDTVDFGIWRGVPPSALLIPLDTHIGRISRHLGLTHRNDLTWRTAEEVTAALRVLDPADPVRYDFALCHYGMSGACPAQPIAENCGRCPLLPACAVGPQVVAAATRRVQGTTARKGRELSATRRR; encoded by the coding sequence GTGCTGACGTCCACTGACGCGCGCGCACGCATCGCCTTCGATCCGGTGGAGTTCCCGCATCGCTACGAAGACCCGCGCGACATCGAGGTCAGCGCGTTGCTGGCGGCCGGGTTGGCGTACGGCCGCGCGGACTTGTTCCGTCCCAAGGTGGACGCACTGCTGCGCCGCATGGGCGCGTCTCCCGCCGCCTTCGTCAAGGCACTGGACGTGGTGGGCGCGCGGGCGCTGCTCGAAGGCTTCGTGTACCGCTTCAACGTGGGCACGGACGTAGCGGTGCTCCTGCTGGGCATGGGCCGCGTGCTGCGGGAGCTGGGCAGCCTGGAGGCATTGTTCCTCCAGGGGCTCCAGGCGCGTGACACCCTGCACGGCGCGTTGGACCACTTCACGACGGGCCTGCGCGCCATCCCCATGGAGGCCTTGCGCAAGGCGCTGGGGCCAGAGCGCGGCCTGCACCACCTGCTGCCCTCGCCGCTGGGTGGGGGAGCGGCCAAGCGTCTCAACCTCTACCTCCGGTGGATGGTGCGGGGGCCGGACACCGTGGACTTCGGCATCTGGAGGGGCGTGCCACCTTCCGCGCTCCTGATTCCTTTGGACACCCACATTGGCCGCATCTCGCGGCACCTGGGACTGACTCACCGCAATGATTTGACGTGGCGCACGGCGGAGGAGGTGACAGCCGCGTTGCGCGTGTTGGACCCGGCCGACCCCGTCCGTTACGACTTCGCACTGTGTCACTACGGCATGAGTGGGGCCTGCCCTGCCCAACCCATCGCGGAGAATTGCGGTCGCTGCCCGCTGCTGCCGGCGTGCGCCGTGGGGCCACAGGTGGTGGCGGCGGCGACCCGCCGGGTCCAAGGAACCACCGCTCGGAAGGGCAGAGAACTGTCGGCGACGCGACGACGTTGA
- the polX gene encoding DNA polymerase/3'-5' exonuclease PolX, translated as MTIPTAVDKATVAQVLRDISLLLQLQGESGFRVRAYDMAADRIAGLPQELGPLVAEGRLESLPGIGRALAEKISELVSTGRLGYLEELRAQFPPGLLELTQLPDVGPKKVATLWRELQVSNIEELERACREGRVRQLRGFGAKSEAKMLEGIALYRRARGERKLLGEVLPVATALLERVKAAPGVVRASLGGSVRRQAETVADVDIIASAPEAGPVLDALANAPGVAAVLGKGESKCSVRLEAGDLQVDLRVLPDEDFATALHHFTGSKAHHIRLRNLGQERGLKISEWGVHRDDGTKVPVTEESGLYALLDMQYVPPELREDNGEVEAAREGQLPKDLLTLEDVQGAVHAHSTWSDGRNSLEEMALAARALGLKYLTVTEHSEAAIYAGGLKVDDLKRQWEEIDRINAAVSGVRLLKGIEVDILESGALDYADSVLEQLEVVIGSIHVRHGMDEDQMTRRLLAALDNPCLQILGHPTGRLINSREPYPVRMDEVLERAAERGVAVEVNGKPARLDIKAEYVRQAVKRGVRLVVSCDAHQKEDLRNLAFAVATARRGWARKGDVLNTLPADRFVTALRERR; from the coding sequence GTGACCATCCCCACTGCTGTCGACAAGGCCACCGTCGCCCAGGTCCTCCGTGACATTTCCCTCCTGCTCCAGCTCCAGGGAGAAAGCGGGTTCCGCGTCCGCGCATATGACATGGCGGCGGACCGCATCGCCGGGCTTCCCCAGGAGCTGGGCCCCCTGGTCGCGGAAGGCCGGCTGGAGAGCCTCCCAGGCATCGGCCGCGCGCTCGCCGAGAAGATCTCCGAGCTGGTGTCCACCGGCCGGCTCGGCTACCTGGAGGAGCTGCGGGCGCAGTTTCCTCCCGGGCTGCTGGAGCTGACGCAGCTGCCCGACGTGGGGCCGAAGAAGGTGGCCACGCTCTGGCGTGAGCTCCAGGTGAGCAACATCGAGGAGTTGGAGCGGGCCTGCCGTGAGGGCCGCGTGCGGCAGCTCCGAGGCTTCGGCGCGAAGAGCGAAGCGAAGATGCTGGAAGGCATCGCCCTGTACCGGCGCGCGCGCGGCGAGCGCAAGCTGCTGGGCGAGGTGCTGCCGGTGGCCACGGCGCTGCTGGAGCGGGTGAAGGCCGCGCCGGGCGTGGTGCGCGCCAGCCTGGGTGGCAGCGTGCGCCGGCAGGCGGAGACCGTGGCGGACGTGGACATCATCGCCTCCGCGCCGGAGGCCGGACCAGTGCTGGATGCCCTGGCGAACGCACCCGGCGTGGCCGCGGTGCTGGGCAAGGGCGAAAGCAAATGCTCCGTGCGGTTGGAGGCCGGTGACCTCCAGGTGGACCTGCGCGTGCTGCCCGACGAGGACTTCGCCACCGCCCTGCACCACTTCACCGGCTCCAAGGCGCACCACATCCGCCTGCGCAACCTGGGGCAGGAGCGCGGCCTCAAGATTTCCGAATGGGGCGTCCACCGGGACGACGGCACCAAGGTGCCCGTGACGGAGGAGTCCGGGCTCTACGCCCTGCTGGACATGCAGTACGTGCCCCCCGAGCTGCGGGAGGACAACGGCGAGGTGGAGGCCGCACGCGAGGGACAGCTCCCCAAGGACCTGCTCACGCTGGAGGACGTCCAGGGCGCGGTCCACGCGCACAGCACCTGGTCCGACGGGCGCAACAGCCTGGAGGAGATGGCGCTCGCGGCGCGGGCGCTGGGCCTGAAGTACCTGACCGTCACCGAGCACAGCGAGGCAGCCATCTACGCAGGCGGATTGAAGGTGGATGACCTCAAGCGCCAGTGGGAGGAGATCGACCGCATCAACGCGGCCGTCTCCGGCGTGCGGCTGCTCAAGGGCATTGAGGTCGACATCCTGGAGTCCGGCGCGCTCGACTACGCCGACAGCGTCCTGGAGCAGCTCGAGGTCGTCATCGGCTCCATCCACGTCCGGCACGGCATGGACGAGGACCAGATGACGCGCCGGCTGCTGGCCGCGCTGGACAACCCCTGCCTCCAGATTCTGGGGCACCCCACCGGCCGGCTCATCAACAGCCGGGAGCCCTACCCCGTCCGCATGGACGAGGTCCTGGAGCGGGCCGCCGAGCGCGGCGTGGCGGTGGAGGTCAACGGCAAGCCCGCGCGCCTGGACATCAAGGCCGAATATGTCCGGCAGGCCGTGAAGCGGGGCGTCCGACTGGTGGTGAGCTGCGACGCGCACCAGAAGGAGGACCTGAGGAACCTGGCCTTCGCGGTGGCCACCGCGCGCCGGGGCTGGGCCCGGAAGGGGGACGTGCTCAACACGCTCCCGGCGGACCGCTTCGTCACCGCGCTGCGCGAGCGCCGGTGA
- the mrtX gene encoding myxosortase MrtX, with product MTQAVTTPWRPNAVQEAVGLWAVGFLSIIAAFLLLGGTSIPKLVATVGFLYLPLIPMRWRDEDYGDYGLSLRAWREDLRLFLLLSAVVGPLFFLGFAAFVEVLPHLPPALAKHLTPLMGEARFQPRLPPRFGEWFIDQLFVVALPEEFFYRGYLQTRLRDAWPQGRKFLGGRLGPAFWLTALLFALGHLAIFQAWRLSVFFPALIFGWMRERTGTVIGAALFHAACNLYVRFLEVSFFG from the coding sequence ATGACCCAGGCCGTGACGACTCCCTGGCGACCGAACGCCGTGCAAGAAGCGGTGGGATTGTGGGCGGTGGGCTTCCTGTCCATCATCGCCGCCTTCCTCCTGTTGGGCGGCACCAGCATCCCCAAGCTGGTCGCGACAGTGGGCTTCCTCTACCTGCCGCTCATCCCCATGCGCTGGCGGGACGAGGACTACGGGGACTACGGCCTGTCGCTGCGCGCGTGGCGCGAGGACCTGCGCCTGTTCCTGCTGCTGTCCGCGGTGGTGGGCCCCCTCTTCTTCCTGGGTTTCGCCGCGTTCGTGGAGGTGCTGCCCCACCTGCCCCCGGCGCTGGCCAAGCACCTCACGCCGCTGATGGGCGAGGCCCGCTTCCAGCCCCGCCTGCCCCCGCGCTTCGGAGAGTGGTTCATCGACCAGCTCTTCGTCGTCGCGCTGCCGGAGGAGTTCTTCTACCGGGGCTACCTCCAGACGCGGCTGCGCGACGCCTGGCCCCAGGGCCGCAAGTTCCTGGGGGGCCGGCTGGGCCCCGCCTTCTGGCTGACGGCGCTGCTGTTCGCCCTGGGCCACCTGGCCATCTTCCAGGCGTGGCGGCTGTCCGTGTTCTTCCCGGCGCTGATCTTCGGGTGGATGCGGGAGCGCACCGGCACCGTCATCGGCGCCGCCTTGTTTCACGCGGCTTGCAACCTCTATGTGCGGTTTCTCGAGGTTTCTTTTTTCGGCTGA